CTAGGAAAATAGAAATGCTAAATATGTGTATAGTCTACTTGTGTTTATATTGTTCCGTAAAATAGTtgtgatattttaatgttatctaAAAGAAACATTGACAAAAATGTCCAGCGGAAGTGGGACAAATGTGGATGGGGTTCTGAGAAACAGTGCCCTAGCTTTTGTTGCGCCTACGCAGCCACAAACTAACAGTTCACAAGGGTCGCAGGATCAGATGGATCCGTCAGGTAAAACATTTCCGTTTgtagtaagtaataataagacaaataagtattttagtaaaataaagtttgaaAGTATTCATACCttctaaatacttttaaaattattaaattattaaaaaaactacaattaaaagtacatatataaatttacagataGATTGATGCCCGCTGGTTTAAAAGCTTTGTATGAAGCATGCTCCAAGATTTATCCAGATCAACCAAACCCATTGCAAGTGACAACAAGACTGAAATACTGGTAAGACATAATTTCTGTATCCAATGTGAGGGTAAGATTTTATAGAGATGAGTCTTAGTGCTATGTATGGTTGTTCTCTGATGTTAATTACAGAGATGGTGTCTTAACTCTcctatataagatatataaatattgttttataaatacccTAATATCTAGCCAGTATAACGTTTAAAGTATATCATatgacataaataataataatctatgaTTACAGGCTTGGTGGCCAAGATCCTCTTGACTATATCAGTATGTACTGGAATCCAGGAATACCAGAAGAAAACATACCTCCACATTGGCATTATGTAAGGTGAGACAGACTTGGGTAGGATTCAAAGACAAGACTAAGTATAACTCTTGTATGTCAAATACAGTTACAGTGTTGACAAATGAGAGTCTTACTTAGTGttttatacacattttatCTCTATTTTCATCTAATAAAATGGTACACAGATGTTTTAACTAGCTCCTTTCGTCAAGTTATgatgataaattattagatGAGATTGTAAGACGTTACCACTGAATTTCAACCATTAATTTGCCATCATAGATTGAAtgaattagaaaaaatatttgattgcattaaacatattttttacaaattactttTGTTATGATGATTTAGAAAAGTTCAGTTTAATACTGTTAGACGTCTCCAATTTTGAAAAGACTTAGCACTGGAGCTGAGCGgctattttaaaacacttttttcatgttttatatatatatagttgtaGCATTACACACTTTTAccaatcataataatttaggtttaaacatcattaaaatgtttacgcacaatggacctattgagcatctaagtgcggaaacagagtccacacatacaatcattaaaatgttacaCTGTCCGTAACAATATtgaagggactactcatatttgtaGTAACAGCAGATGacattgttattaagtacctaatactttAACTTTTACCTTTGactttggtcaatataactggtgttgttctaaacgatgttgtaaacggttttgactgtattttgTACTGGGAtcttattaacttttataactAAACATAGATTAAGCGTGCCTTGTCTGTtaccatgtttttttttacttggaaATCTGTTACatcacattttataattttttatattaaattaaaaacaatctcTACAGTTTTGGCGTTTCTGATCTTCATGGAGATGGTCGTGTCCATCCAATGCCAGAGCTAGGGGACAAATGGTCCGGTTATGGCTTGGAATTGACACTGAGGTTGGCGTCTGAtagaagtcaatccccacctgTCTGGCCCGCTGCATTGCTACAAGCACTTGctagatatatatttactactgGTAAGTTTGAGCAgagttggcttagtggctttagtgtgtgactctcatacctgaagtcgtaggttcgatccccggctgtgcaccaatggacttctgtgtgcgcatttagcattcgctcgaccgataaaggaaaacatcgtgaggaaactggcttggcttagactcaaaaactcgacgtgtgtcaggcacaggaggctgatcaccttgccaattagattaacaaatgatcatgaatacagaaatctgaggcctagacctaaaaacgttgtagcgccattgatttaaatttatttataaaaactttcttCTATTTTTGTCAATTGCAACTAAACTTGAATAGagcaatcatatttttatgattaatattaataatatatagtttattttcaatGACTGTGGTGTAAGTATTCAGATTGATTATAAAAACCGTCTCAACcagctatataaaaataggcatgctaatgtcataataataacagttaagATATTAGGTCcctacatatgaaattggcgttttgtatgggaatatttttaaatatagtataatgttttctatgcacttttgccatctcataggtagttcattgatccctttactaaaaaaactagtcggacgggaatcaataaaatctgtgaaggcgatttggactgccccatcagagttaaattttttcccttgcaagaagttgtccaaatttcgaaaaaaatggtaatctgttggagcaaggtccggggagcaCGGAGGAtatcttagacattccaattgaagctcttctaatttggtagccgtctgatgtgcagtgtgtggtctagcgttgtcgtgaagtagcagtggcgtggagcgattgaccagcctaggaacgttggaaccaagaacgaactgtgttttcttttgcaacatgaccgccatacacatcattcacccttcgagtcgtttccgcagcactagtgccacggcggaactcgtactcgtaaataatgcgatactttaagttttccattttgtaaaatgggtgacgcaaacagaaaaaaacagaagaaaagaacaaatgaatgacggtcgtcgaagcacaaatatatgagtaaatagctgtacaaattagaatttgaaattcctaaccaaagaggaggtatttgaggtcaaagtggccagtacgacaaaacgccaatttcatatgttctTGTTATGtataaggacctaatattatgttCTTACCAGTGATATTGCatacaacataataataattgataaaatatataacattaaaacaatttaaaaaggtttttttttatggcaatagttttaactttatgtcaGTTTCAAACAAAAGGTTGGGAAATTTCACGCgggaaaaaataaacaaataatttaaaaagtttgggtccttgtggcagtgtaccttttttagatatttatttttatagtccattgttaagtgcctatctctggtattttttttcgtttatcAGAAgttgttagtatttttttttatcttgtaacatttatgtttaccaaagttttcatatatttttagaaaagatTGTGTACTGTAAATATAGTATGTTTGCTGTgataaacttcaataaataaataaacaatatatttgagTGTGTTGTAGGTAATAAATTCTGCGCGGGTGATCACATATCATGGCACGCGGCACTGGATGGTTCACAGTCCAGGGTCCGACATTTGCTTGTCGCTGAAGATCCACAGTTACATACAGTCAACACACCACATGGGGATGTCATATTTCTACAGGTATTAACCATAACCGGATACTTCTAATAGTAGCGGTGATGACCTTCGAAAGGCTTCCACGCCTTTTGAAGGTCATCTTAGGGAGAGTTCAAGTGTTACGTAACGAatgtgggggggggggtcctcttgtaaaaagttacgatgcggggcggggattgaattacgcgttattgttaatattattttccactttccagtactttacaccacataatggtcagttttaggtataaagagacactgggggtggtcacgaaacgttttactattggatacagaaacgttagGCGCGTTTCATATGGGGGGGGGGGACAAGAATccccaaaaattgcgtgacgtaatacttgaacgcccCCTTATTGAGATTACAGAGTAAAAGCCTTGTTCCCCACAACTTAATAATCTCCTTAAACTAGGTTCCTTTGTATGTGCGGTGATGGCCAAGTTTGCGATGCCAAGGaccagtctgttgcacagatccccgTTAAACACGTGGTCTTTGGACGTTGTCCGATACTATCGATacctttaaaattgtaatccTCCtggcctaaagaagtttcccttaaaattattaaatttaattggaCTTTCTATTTATACTTGGCTCGTATGAATGAAAATGTGAGGAAACTGGCCTTAACGCGTGTGTAAcaatcacctacttgactattagCAAAATGATCACCGAACAGAactctgaggcccagaccctAAAAGGTTCTAGGGCCACTGGCACTTAAAGAAAACGGTTTTTAAAGATGGTTGGATGCACAACGAGGGAGTTGAGAGCGGCACAGCGTGGTTCCGGGTTCGAAGTTTTGAAGCTTATAAGTGAAGATCCTAGGTGAGGCTCTCTAAATatgtctaaaaatattttttttgacagTTTGTGCGAAGATCTTCAACTGTTTCCGCTATAAGAACCGACTCGATATGGTCCGAATTACAAATCCCTGTGTCATACCCTAAAGCGCGATAACGAAGTATCTCcagcatttttttatgtaatagaaggcaaaggggcaggaggctcaccagatgttaagtgataccgctgcctaTGGACACTATGGAATATTGACATTGCCAGAAGTGCGTTACCGgactttcaagaattggtacgatttgaggatcctaagtcgaattggccAATTGTCCAGTTCtgcatatatacatatttttacaaatttaaagaaaacacttgtttaccggattgaagctatgtattatttaaaacttcctATCACCCTAACATCCTAGCACCTATCAATCGAGATATGTCAGGCACACTACTTGCCTAGGAAGATATAGTTAAGAAACATACAGGTGTTCCAGACCACACAAGGGCCAATGGTTTAACTgatcgtttcttgaagtaggaactttttattgttggcttcagcgtgctatACTCGTTCTTGAGAACAAGAATCAAAGTGTGTCAGAAGGCTGATCTGACTTTTCCATTAGAAAATGATCACGAAGACAGACCAGACCCGAGGCCCAGACCAGACCCGGTTTAAGCGTGAAACTGTTCATTACTCGAAGCAGAGTAAAGAAAAGTTACTTTCAGATGTGGTGGTGAATGGCTCGTGACACAAGTATCTAGACGACGTTCAGCGCGTTTGGCCATTTGTAATCGTCAATTGGTCCATTTGGCCGGAGTCTCAGCCAGGGTTAACTGGCAGAAGTATTGTTTGGTAAGCGATATACCATagactttttaaaactttttttttcttaattctttagtattgtctttttcGTTTAATCGACTTTCGAACGTTCATTACTTTGATGAGAAAagtctaatttattattcattataaaatcttttttaattacttttttttttgacaaacttataattatttacataatttaattttttttccgacgtttttaataataatacattgcttcaatccgttcaaaaagagtttttttttcttaattctttagtattgtctttttcGTTTAATCGACTTTCGAACTTTCATTACTTTGATGAGAAAagtctaatttattattcattataaaatcttttttaattactttttttttgacaaacttataattatttacataatttaattttttttccgacgtttttaataataatacattgcttcaatccgttcaaaaagagtttttttttcttaattctttagtattgtctttttcGTTTAATCGACTTTCGAACGTTCATTACTTTGATGAGAAAagtctaatttattattcattataaaatcttttttaattactgttttttttttgacaaacttataattatttacataatttaatttttttccgacgtttttaataataatacatagcttcaatccgttcaaaaagagtttttttttttcttgattctttagtattttctttttcgtTTAATCGACTTTCGAACTTTCATTACTTTGATGAGAAAagtctaatttattattcattataaaatcttttttaattactttttttttgactaacttataattatttacataatttaaaaaaaaaaccgacgtttttaataataatacatagcttcaatccgttcaaaaagagtttttttttcttaattctttagtattgtctttttcGTTTAATCGACTTTCGAACGTTCATTACTTTGATGAGAAAagtctaatttattattcattataaaatcttttttaattactgttttttttttgacaaacttataattatttacataatttaatttttttccgacgtttttaataataatacatagcttcaatccgttcaaaaagagttttttttttcttgattctttagtattttctttttcgtTTAATCGACTTTCGAACTTTCATTACTTTGATGAGAAAagtctaatttattattcattataaaatcttttttaattactgttttttttttgacaaacttataattatttacataatttaatttttttccgacgtttttaataataatacatagcttcaatccgttcaaaaagagttttttttttcttgattctttagtattttctttttcgtTTAATCGACTTTCGAACTTTCATTACTTTGACAAACAGTGTTACTTTAGCaactgtataatatttaacattaactgTACTGgcatttgaataatattttaattggatcgaatatttattgaactttTCAGAGCGAAGAGGAACAACCCTTGTCCCCAAGTGTTGAGAGGCAGATTAAGGAGACATTACAACGTGGACTCTCTTCGATGACGGATAGAGGATCTGAAggtatcatttttattagtatactagctgacccggcaaacgtcgttttgccatgccattttattaacacttcgttaaattgcaatataaaaaaattgaaaataattatatcaaaaggagggcaactggcgcccttatcgctttcgagcgatctcttccaggcaaccactgtgagtaacgagaaaaaaatgtattaaattacctaAGATAGACAAGAAGTGCAAATAtacaggaaacattttttagatcaataaaaataacctatcttctataataaaaataggggttgatcgtagaagAGTACAGGGGGGAGGgaacaaaaaaatgtctaaaaaatatatatttttggcgtggacaccccttatcagtaaggggtttgaaatatagataatagccgattctcagacttactgaatatgcataagcatcggtcgagctgTTACAGAGGAGTATGAGATCGAACAGTGAccgaaaattgtatatatatagagagaatcattatttatataactttttagtAGACAGCTATAACAACTATAACATCCACACTTCGTTTCATTTATACATATGCGaaaaggccgcccgttgcggCCTTAAACAAGacatctcttccaggcaatccTAGTAAGGGAAAAAACTAACAATATGATGGATAAAGTGCCTGATATCGAAAATacgacaaaataataaactattctCACGGATACATGAATTGTgatgcaatacaaaataagaagaataaCAAGAGTTACGATTGAGCAGGATAGGATATGGGTAGGAAATGATTATgcagaagagttttaaaagatgataGGGGGCGCACAACGTAATGGCAGAGATCCTAACGAATTGCCTAAGAAGGATGAGCTGTGGGATGCAATTTCCTATAAGCATCTATTGGAGGAGCGTAACATATATCTTGATAAAGTTGGGTTTAATGTCGCACAAAAGTAAATGAACccaaaactttataaaataaaaaattgtataacaatatatatatatatataacgttgGACTTGAGaagtttttatacaattttaaaataaaaggaaGTTTTGGGTTCATTTACTTTTGTGCGACATTAAACCCAACTTTatcaagatatttttaaagtgaaacttctttatcggcgttggggAAAAAATtgccgtcacatttttgggttacgtgtcacatttttctgttACGTGCCGTCTTTTTCTTGTaacacggttgattcgaagagattcgaagccattaataacaaaaatatattaacaatgatagtaataattctattacaattaattaaattctgtaataatcgtagtaataaggtaaaatcaagtaattgtattatttgtattcatgtctatgaaaataaaagccttttgttaaactttatctaatttaacgaatttctgtaaagttgcatagagcagataattttttgaaaaataaggtcataaagaagtttcacttcttacgtgtgtacacttgtacacgcacacatttttaatatatccaaaaaatatattacatgtaGACGAATAGTAGAATgggttaaattatttttttatatgctttcACAAATCATTCTTCACTCTTTGCCATACAATATTCCAACGGTAATAGATTATTGAAATgtcaaacaaattttattttgaatctgTTGCATAGTCGTTGTGtgatcattttattattaaaacgtttatatttcatttatttttattaaatatattagattaatcataatatatatatcgtatTAACTTAATCGTGATGTTCTGTTCATGTCACGGAATCAGCAGAGCCATCTCTTGACAGAAGCAACACAATCCATCCGAAATAGCgccatttataacaaaataataaaaaatcctttttcaGGTCACAATATGTCCACGGATAGCTTCGAAATGTCAAGTATGGAGCGAGCGTTGCCACAGATACCAAATATAGTTCAGGTAGGTAACTTTAAGATATatactaattcttaaatggccggcaacgtactcgcgagcctggcattgagagtgtccatggggtatatcacttaacatcaagcctcctgcccatttgctctattaaaaaaattatataaaattctatatatttctcTTATATTCCAACATTACCACTTGCGTAACATCCTTTTAAGACATCTGTACGGTGATAATTTTTCTAATGGGCAAGTCggtcacagaaggctgataggtGACAACGCCGTCCACTTTTTAGGCACGCCATTTCAAATGCGTaaatagaaagtccattgtgCATTTAAAAGCTTTGTCTGTGGTCTTCGTAATTCTTTTCGCCACAGGCTTTGTTATttacgtcattaaaaaaaatattatataaatggaCAGTACTAAGAAAGACAGTTTGTTTTACAAATGCTtattctatgtaatctgtCCCATTTTTTTCTAGTCTATGTTCTAGGTTGCCAGGAAGgtaattctatatttaatgttatttgttCAGGAATCGTGGAGGGAGGAAAGCATAGAATATTTGGAGGGAGTACATCTCATGCTGAATAGTGAAGGTGCTAGTCTTCTACCTCTTGCTATTGAGTGAGTATTCTGGATTTTATGCGTCAGAAGTACACTAGACAGAGACCatgttaagaaataatatctctaaaaacttaatattatgtaaataattataagtttataataatacaatagctttaatccggttaaaaaattgttttctttcaatgtgtaaaagctatgttaaacCAAAGACGATACTACATTacacagatacaaaaatctgaagggcagacctaaaaaggttgtggcgccgttgatttttatttttttagtttaggcCTTATATAGATTGCAGAAAATCGTATAGAACCTACTTTTATACAAACGCTGTAGGGCCCAGTGTTTCCAAACGTGGGGGGCATTTCagttcattatattttttcaaaatttatttacagtattccttaacaatttcctagtgATTTCCTACTAAAAGCTACCATTTAAGTGGATTCAATTTTTTACGTATGTGACATACATAAGGAGCTGTAGAATATAAGGTACGGTAGAAAACATATGCGTGTCTCAATTTTAGCGGTCGCGTGCGCCACTCGTCGCACTTCACATGGCGTCAAGGAGCCCGTTCAGTGACAGTTCTACCGCCGTCAGTGGGCGGGGCTTTTGTCACACCCAGAAGACCGTATGCTGTCAGCGGTAGTTGGCTTCAGGTGAGTTTCCATATCATCGTACcattacacttatgaacgtcaaaaactaATGCTTTCAAACATTTGCTATTCTTaattacaacatttattaattatatataaaacctgCTCTGTGGTCgcttaattaaatatggttATGGCAACACTAATACACATGCAAATTGTCAAGATATTTGACACATTCATAGAGCCAATTCTGGAATCTAGATTTCTTTCCGACAAATCGTTATCTTGTAAATGGCTTTTCTGAAGCGTTTTAACTcacattagatttttttttgcaagCAACTGTTATCCCTAATGTCGTAGTTTCGATCTACGACTATGCATTAATGGACTTTCTGCGTAAGCCACGCTCGTACggttaagaaaaacatcgtgaggaaattgGAACGTCTTAAATCAATGTGTCAGATAGAATACTGATCtatacttgtctatgaaataaaatagtcgtaatttgaaagatttttttagtcGGTTGTAGGAGCCTCTCTTTTCTGAGAAGTCCCCAGGGCTGTAGACTGCTTCCATGAGTGGAACTTTAACTCAACTTTAAATAGAGCTCCTGAGATCTACTACTCTTTATTAATCTCTATTTTAAGTACAACTCGTTTAGTTGAcctttttttgttcctgtttagttttggtcttaataactgtgtataacatgtatttttgcactacttgcctgtcttatgtaatttaatacattttttttctttactcacagtggttgtatggaagagatcgctcgaaggCGATagggccgccagttgcccttcttttgatttaattatgttcaattttttttttctgtagtgtaacgaagtgttaataaataaaaactcgtGAAAGTGCATTATGTTCATTGCGGCCaacattataattgtaattttaaatcctATATTAATGTAAAGATAGCGTTTCGGGCGTTTTTACCCTTCAGCGTTCTTTTCCGAACACAGATTATTCTTTGATAGCCACGTTGATAgtaacgttttcgttctgtgTACGTATTCTATGGTCAAATTTACAATCCAAATTCAAATccatagatattaaaaaagattttagtcTCTTTACAGGGTGGATTCTTTTTAAGTAGatgtgaataaaattaatatactcaGCTCCAGCacattatcataatatttttccacTATATGCGTGGCCTTGTTGATAGagaaacaatattcaaattccaaattcaagATTACTTGATCCTTGGAGATGTGCTTAGCTCACTGATCCAGAATCACTGGCATTAGAACACTTAATACATTTCTATCTGCACAAATAATTTGAACTAAATCTAAAACAAGAACTTATTATGAGACAATTACCTGATAAtagccatttttttttcagattctTATACCAAAGGAACTAGCAGAGGAGATGTCAAAAAAAGTAGCACCACTCGCCAATTTAGCAGAAATGGACTCTGAGACTGATGAAGATGAAAACCAAGACGCAACCACAGCACCTTCCATTCCCTATACGATATCTTGGCcgagttataaattaaaaatctctgTGTTACCAGATacggattttttataaatgtaaaataaattaaatattaagtgtccgtcaatgtttttttatgccCTGGATACAAGTCCTTCCGCCGCGTccaaaaataatgttgatttcaatttataaatattataccatTTTACAaacagaagtgaaacttctttacgAGGTATAAACGcgaaattaaagttatttatttaatacaaattttattgagtTCATATGCcttaatttacgtttactaTAAGTTCCCTTATAAAAGGCGTAGAGCAGGTGAGAATTGTCAAGAAACTTCATTACTCTTTTAAACTATCTATATACCACTATACTATCTGAATTGATCCAAAATGGATATGGGACTTAGCATTTCTGGTCGATCTTACAAGCTTTTTGaatgatttaaatttgaaacttCAAAAACAAAGAGTTAGTAAATGATTTGTACAGCCATTTGAAAGCGTTTCTGATCAAACATCTTTTGAGTGCGTCA
This DNA window, taken from Pieris brassicae chromosome 14, ilPieBrab1.1, whole genome shotgun sequence, encodes the following:
- the LOC123718159 gene encoding suppressor of fused homolog; amino-acid sequence: MSSGSGTNVDGVLRNSALAFVAPTQPQTNSSQGSQDQMDPSDRLMPAGLKALYEACSKIYPDQPNPLQVTTRLKYWLGGQDPLDYISMYWNPGIPEENIPPHWHYVSFGVSDLHGDGRVHPMPELGDKWSGYGLELTLRLASDRSQSPPVWPAALLQALARYIFTTGNKFCAGDHISWHAALDGSQSRVRHLLVAEDPQLHTVNTPHGDVIFLQMVGCTTRELRAAQRGSGFEVLKLISEDPRCGGEWLVTQVSRRRSARLAICNRQLVHLAGVSARVNWQKYCLSEEEQPLSPSVERQIKETLQRGLSSMTDRGSEGHNMSTDSFEMSSMERALPQIPNIVQESWREESIEYLEGVHLMLNSEGASLLPLAIDGRVRHSSHFTWRQGARSVTVLPPSVGGAFVTPRRPYAVSGSWLQILIPKELAEEMSKKVAPLANLAEMDSETDEDENQDATTAPSIPYTISWPSYKLKISVLPDTDFL